The following coding sequences are from one Armatimonadota bacterium window:
- a CDS encoding LAGLIDADG family homing endonuclease, producing the protein MALALRYSVPELIDAEIGRATAGEVRAYLRGASRDGTFNHLHRTLRISQADVRWLWVLGSLLRRLGKRSWIYREGRRNVWVIETTWHPASPETIFTGGEATAFIPGYFDAEGGVPLDGRDRFYVQFAQKNHADLARIHGLLGLLGVECGRIHNPSVRRDADYWRFYVLAASHKQFIQVVGSWHPRKRMLLEERTVLLGDARRA; encoded by the coding sequence ATGGCTTTGGCGTTGCGCTATTCCGTGCCCGAACTCATCGACGCCGAGATCGGCCGCGCGACGGCCGGCGAAGTTCGCGCCTACCTGCGCGGTGCTTCTCGCGACGGTACGTTCAACCACCTGCACCGAACACTTCGCATCTCACAGGCTGACGTCCGGTGGCTCTGGGTTCTCGGCAGTCTCCTTAGACGGCTGGGGAAGCGGAGTTGGATCTACCGCGAAGGTAGGCGGAACGTCTGGGTGATCGAAACGACATGGCACCCCGCATCCCCGGAGACGATATTCACAGGAGGTGAGGCGACGGCATTCATCCCAGGGTACTTCGATGCTGAAGGCGGCGTGCCCCTGGACGGCCGTGACCGATTCTACGTCCAATTCGCCCAGAAGAATCACGCCGATCTGGCTCGCATCCACGGCCTCTTAGGGCTGCTGGGGGTGGAGTGCGGGCGGATCCACAACCCCAGCGTACGACGAGACGCCGACTACTGGCGCTTCTATGTGCTCGCCGCGTCCCACAAGCAGTTCATCCAGGTCGTAGGATCCTGGCATCCTCGCAAGCGGATGCTCCTCGAGGAGAGGACGGTCTTGCTGGGTGACGCTCGTCGCGCTTGA
- a CDS encoding MBL fold metallo-hydrolase: MRKEFAGPGEGEAVSVTFDPAIHPASPAISRIVLGLSNCYLVRGAGIVVVDPGPWGGRVLPRLLRRAGIRPEDVRLILLTHAHIDHVGSAAHLRRLTGAPVAAHRLEQGWLESGFVAVPDGVSPWGRVLAAAMRPVAARLRFPPVRVDILLDDMPTPLAGYGLPGQVIFTPGHSPGSVSLVLDSGEAFVGDLAIGGSAFRPRPGMPGRRPPGPAAELAAGDRCRRIHDLSRPRPAVSPGAVAAGHLHTWSRRVGSPRAIILLCSGDPDVVLPSARGTPEGDRGDWG, from the coding sequence TTGCGCAAGGAGTTCGCCGGTCCCGGTGAGGGCGAAGCGGTCTCTGTGACCTTCGACCCCGCGATCCATCCCGCTTCCCCTGCCATCTCCCGCATCGTCCTGGGGCTAAGCAACTGCTACCTGGTGCGCGGCGCGGGGATCGTCGTCGTCGATCCGGGGCCCTGGGGCGGGCGGGTGCTGCCCCGCCTGCTGCGGCGCGCCGGCATCCGACCCGAGGATGTCCGCTTGATCCTGCTCACGCACGCCCACATCGACCACGTCGGCTCCGCTGCCCACCTCCGCCGGCTGACCGGGGCGCCGGTGGCGGCGCACCGCCTGGAACAAGGGTGGCTGGAATCCGGGTTCGTCGCCGTCCCCGACGGTGTTAGCCCGTGGGGGCGGGTGCTGGCGGCCGCCATGCGGCCCGTCGCCGCACGGTTGCGCTTCCCGCCGGTCAGGGTGGACATCCTCCTGGACGACATGCCTACGCCTCTGGCCGGGTACGGCCTGCCCGGGCAGGTCATCTTCACCCCCGGGCACAGTCCCGGATCCGTCAGCCTGGTCCTCGACTCGGGCGAGGCCTTTGTAGGTGACTTGGCCATCGGCGGCTCGGCGTTCCGTCCCCGGCCCGGTATGCCCGGCCGACGACCCCCGGGCCCTGCGGCGGAGCTGGCAGCGGGTGATCGCTGCCGGCGCATCCATGATCTATCCCGGCCACGGCCGGCCGTTTCCCCTGGAGCGGTTGCGGCGGGTCATCTCCATACCTGGTCGCGGCGCGTCGGTTCTCCCCGCGCTATAATCCTCCTGTGTTCAGGAGACCCTGACGTGGTCTTGCCATCAGCACGCGGGACCCCTGAAGGGGATCGGGGAGACTGGGGATAG